One window from the genome of Aptenodytes patagonicus chromosome 4, bAptPat1.pri.cur, whole genome shotgun sequence encodes:
- the LOC143159937 gene encoding uncharacterized protein LOC143159937 — protein MFLLFLKLPSQALSPLSRHISSSWSHIDQKILQAATSDWFSRTVGFSPSSVCILPPPPFPDSFLCNLEELNSLALTTSQSVAISPGNSIHQVKDDHFIPNTEVSLSPPTALPLPFLVFTSVSSSASSSHDIAYKHTSNNTKPGKGKDLRGMLDSSVTEVPRDLSDTTREGEHVGAICNIPSPHEGGSVSRVLAATAENEEEICTAELSVNIGDQSKPQESDFYRAAQDATEELTRLYIEEDLGHDNLEFPIASGGDSMVCYEGYTSLNIDKVL, from the coding sequence ATGTTTCTCTTATTTTTGAAGTTGCCTTCCCAAGCACTGTCCCCACTTTCCAGACACATTTCCTCCTCTTGGTCACACATTGATCAAAAGATTCTCCAGGCTGCCACTAGTGACTGGTTTTCAAGGACTGTTGGTTTTTCACCTTCAAGCGTGTGCATCTTACCTCCTCCACCATTTCCAGACAGTTTTCTTTGTAACTTAGAAGAACTCAATTCTTTGGCATTAACAACATCCCAATCTGTAGCAATCTCCCCAGGTAATAGCATTCACCAAGTTAAAGATGATCACTTTATTCCAAATACAGAGGTCTCTCTCAGCCCTCCTACAGctcttcctctgccctttctTGTATTTACCTCTGTCTCATCTTCAGCCAGCTCATCTCATGACATAGCATATAAGCATACCAGCAACAATACCAAGCCAGGAAAAGGTAAAGACTTGAGAGGTATGCTTGACTCTTCAGTTACCGAAGTACCTAGAGACTTGTCAGATACTACAAGAGAAGGTGAACATGTTGGCGCTATCTGTAACATCCCTTCGCCACATGAAGGTGGCTCCGTCTCCAGAGTGCTAGCTGCAACTgctgaaaatgaagaggaaatctGTACTGCAGAGCTGTCAGTTAATATAGGGGATCAGTCAAAGCCTCAAGAATCGGATTTCTACAGAGCAGCACAAGACGCAACAGAAGAACTGACAAGACTCTATATAGAGGAGGATCTGGGACATGACAATTTAGAATTCCCCATAGCAAGTGGAGGAGACTCCATGGTATGTTATGAAGGATACACTTCACTGAATATTGATAAGGtactttaa